ATTAATCGAGTTTAGGACTACAAGTGCCGTAAGCCCCGTCATGCCACTGTTTTAAAACAAGTGGAAAACCTTAGGGTCAATTTTTTTTGGGGAGGAGACCACAACAAATAACACCCACCGAATTAACTACGATTACTCATCGCCGGAATGTCTGGAAATCCTTTCGACAGCGACGAAGATCAAAGCTCGGCCAGTGGAGAGATACTAGAGGGCTTCCTATGTCCCATTTGCCGTGCGGATCTCAAGTCCATCGATGTGCTCACGGATCATTTTGCCCGCCAGCATGCGGAAGAGGAGGATGCCCTAAAATCCTTTAAAGATATCTTTACCAAGGCGAAAAAGAAGATCCTAAACCCCTTTGAGGATGAAAAAGGTGCATCTGTATCGTCGCCCGCAGGTTCCTCCTCTTCAGCGGCTGGCAAGAATCCCAATGGCAACGGAGATCGCAATGGACCCAGTAATGCCCGCTCCCGTCTAAATGTATTTAACTATATGGCCAGGCAGCAGCCTGGTGCTGAGTGCTCCCACTTCGAGTACTTTCAGTCCATTCGCAATCCTCGCCTGGAGCGATATGCCagcgaaacaaacaaactaatCATTCGTTTGCACCGCCTGCTTAAGGATCTGCCAGCGGATTCAGTGCAGCGGCGTCAGCATGAACAGCAAACAGTTGCCTGGCTGGATGGTAGTTCCGTCAAGTTGTGTCCCAGTTGTGCCAAGAGTTTCCACATCGCCCGAAGACAACACCACTGCCGTTTGTGCGGAGGCATAATGTGCAATGATTGCTCCAAGTTCCTGCCCCTGGAAGATGCCAGTTTGTAGATCCAATAATTGAGGAAAATAATGTAACTTATTTGATTATAATCCCGCAGTGCAACTAGCCAGTCTTTCCACCACAAGAAGCGAGCCCCTTCAGCAGCTGCATCAGCATGAGAACGCCATCCGGCTGTGCGAACACTGCCTTTGGCTGCTGGACACCCGAAAGGATATGCACGAAAGTCGCACTTGTCGCCCACTCCTCGTCCAGGTCTACGAACAAATTCGTCAACTACAAAAAGAAGTTACCCCGGATCTGGACATGTATCTAAAGATCATCAATAGCTTGAACGAAGGGGACACAATCTTCACGTTGGCGGATGCAGGTGCTTTGCGCGGCAAGATTGGACAAGTGGCAGAGGCCATGGACATGAGGAGCAAGCGCATTCTAGCCATATTTTGTGAACCAGGCAGCCGGGAGGAGGCATTAAAGAAGGCCATTCGGTTGGGCTGCATCCAAGCCATCAAGGAGCGAATGTTATCGCTGCCCCCACTGCCAGAGGAATCGCACATACGCCAGATGCAGGAGCGTAGACGCATGGAAACGGAGCAGCGTATCCTCACCGAACAGCGCATGGCCATGGAAGCCTACGAACGAAATAACATGGCAGCTAACCAATCCAACGTTGGAGTTCCTGGTCCGGAAAGCGGATCCTTTGCCCAAGGGGTATGTAGACGAGGACTCTCTGCAAAGATCAATATGTAACCTCTGTGATTCCATTTGCTTCACAGTCTGATCTTCAATCTCTGAACAACTGGTCAGCACCGCAGGCGGCTAGCAAGTCCAGCCTGGACGATCCGCTGATCGAGCAGATAAACATCATTAAGGGCTACATCAAACAGGCTCGCCAGGACATGAACTTTGAGGTGGTGGAGACGCTGGAGCTAAATCTTCGCGAGCTACAGCGCGAAGTGTACGAGCGACAGCGCCAGTCCCAGGGAAGCACCGCCGCCTCACCCACAGAGGCCTAAGCAGTATCCTACATAGTTAAATGTATATTCATTCCCTCTATGACAAATTACATGGCTTACGTTACGTTACGAATTTGTGGTGTATATTGTGCGAAAAATTTTAGTTTGTGCGAAGTTTCTGTAAATCAAAGTTTGTGCGTTTGACGACAACTGAGACTATAAAATGCAACATCCTATTTCGATTGAGTCTATGACTTCAGGCCAACGGCAGCGATCAGTGCCTTGACCTTGGTAATGTAGGCGGCCTGGGCGTCGGTATTGCTCATTCCCTTGCGGTTGTTCCACGCCTCCCACTTGGCCTTGCCCTTGAAGTCCAGAAAGCCGGGCTTATCTGCATTGGATTAGAATTATCGATGGTGCAGCGGAGTGACGACTATGTCCGAGACCCACCTGTATTGCAATCCCCCACAGTGGCCTGTTTGTACAAGCTGTAGAGCTCCAAAAGGTCATTGTCCCCGGGTGTGGTGTTTAGGTTCTTAACATCTTCGGCCGCCTGGTTGAATTCCTGTTTAGGTTAAGTTTGAATAGGTAATCAGACTTTAAGATACGAATGCGTATTTGACGTAGATTCAGTTCACCTGCAATTCGGACATTTTTGTATCTATTTTTTAACTAGTGGAAGTCTTTGGAAAAGAAATTGCACGATTTTACTTCACCGAATCTATCGGCGTCTATCGATATCTGGTCTATACTTTTGTGTGACCAACAGTTTTTCAATTTAGAGTGGACAAGCTGTTGCGTTTTATTTCGCGGGTCTGGCAGCCTATACACTTAAAAGATTCGAAGTCTAATTTCATATTGAGAACTGAGATACATTATTACGATGATAGTTAGGAACATGTGTAACAGTTGGTAGACAGTTTCTTGCCAAAACAATTGTGTTTTGAAAAAAGCTATGGAATAATATGAACAATATCCAAAATAGTCCGTTAAGATTTTCAAGACATTaacgaaatattttaaaaaccttCCAATGTTGATTGTCTCAATTGAACATCTTTCAGCCCACTGTCCTGCTCTCTCCAAATGTGGCAACAAAAATGAGAGGCTTATGGCGCGTGAAACATGATTTCTATTAGTAACATATGGAGTAATGATGTGCTGTACGTCAAcgttttgaacagttgtacatagtaattaaaatgtatCAATATTAAGAggaaatttaatatataactACTTCTTAAATACACAAAATACAATTGATTTCTAGCATATGTGGCCATATTAGACATCATCAATACATGAATTTAACTCATTTCATGATATGACACCCGCATAAACGCATTgtgagagcgggagagcgtggGTATTTAAGGAGAAGGTAGCGCTAACCACTCATTCAGTTCGAAATGTTTTCATCTGCGTTGGTCGTGCGTCCGGTGCTCCGCTAAAAGTAACAAAAAGTGCACAAATTGCCGGGAGAAAATGTTACATTAACGATATTTTCGGTTAATGCTGAGCACACGGATACGGATACTACGCTATATACGCAGTTCGCAACCAAAATCGATGCAATACGCGGATTTGGGCAAACACAACGCAGTGCCTGTAAAAATCGAAGCCGAAacgaaacaataacaaatgcgCTAAAGTTCTTACCAAATAATTTGCACCGTCAGAAAAAGAGTGGTGAAAAGTGGTCAAAAGTGATCGAAAAGATCTGAAAAGTTCGTTAAAATAAAGAAAGTGTATGGTTAAGTGTGCGTTCCTGGTGATAAATCGGTAAAAATCGTTCGCTTTCGTTTTTGTTGTGGTCGCCGTTCGCAGAGCTTATGCAAATGTGGTAAGACACCGTGGAACTTGGCCATATTTTCTCTGTTTTGCTCGACTCCGAATGCCTAGCAACTCGATAAAAAGGGCGCTAAATAGCTGAAGCTGAAGGTCTTTCGACTCGTCAAACAAATTCGAGATTCACAAATAACAAGTGTGAAGAGCAGGCAAACAAGAAAACCAAACGCATTTGATTTCCCATTCTGATTTCCCGTGTTCTAGTTCTTTGTGTTTTTCTCACTTCTCACTTCCCCCTCTCCATCTCTTTCTGCCCCGCTGGCTTTTGTTTGACTTTCCTGGCCATAGCCCGATCACgccatctcgctcgcacacCGTGTATTTTCAGCTGTTGatctatttttaatttcattatcgCGTACTGCAAGTTTTTTAAATCCGTTTCTGTGTCAATTAGTTTGAGGAATTAGCGCAGGCACGGAAAAGCGTCAAATCAGCGCAAATAactttcatttatttacatttctcTGCCGCGATAAGCGTTTCAGTAGTAAACCCCTTTCATTTAACAAGTATTTACTTTCAAGTGCGGCGATAACACCACTAGAAGTTAACCCATTAGCGGTCAGATAACTCATGGTCATGGATGAACGCTTAAAACGCGAGTCATAATCATAAGTCAGATGGGAGTGGAGAACAAAATATTAgtacaaaaatatacatatatactgaACAGAAGtttcaagttttttttacCGGATGTCCCTTTGCTCATCCAAGCTTTATAATAAGTTTAGTttcgtaaataaataaatgttttttttttttttttaatgtttctaATATTTTGATAGCAGCTGCGTTCTTGCTTTGGGGATTAAAAACTGGGCTTTAGTCTTATCAGTCTTAGGTTTTGAGCACATGGCACTGCTGTTTGTTCTTTTGGGgcaatgtacatacatatgtaaataaaggtgtttgtttattatttacataCTTCAATTTTAAGCCGGCAGCACATGACTGCgtttaaaataatcattaaaatcaaacaattgcATACACATTAAATGCATGTTTGAGCTGATAGTAATGATTTAGATTTCTTTGCATCATGTTATTATCTACGTGGGTCTCATTTGTATTTGACAAACGGAAATGTTACCTCATGCtttgaaatacttttaaatacatatttcgTTTTGACTCACTTTTGAATGAGGCATTGCATCcgatttggttttggctttggtGTCGCTTGTTGCGTTCCCagatatttatttgcaatcaATAAATGACGCATTTCGTTGGGTGGGACACACGACTATCGCCAGTCTAGACCTGTGGCATTATCATCGGCTTGGGAATCTGAATGTATTTGCTGTTTGCTTTCTCAATGAAACACTAATTCCAGATGCTGCCGATGActtcatgaatatttttaaaaattaccTATTTACTCAATTATTATCATGTAATTGCCCCTTATGTTTGATTTCTGATCAGATCAATGATTTTGAACTTTGATTTCAGCGTTTGttctttcgttttgtttagcgaaattacaattttcatagatctttaaacaaaattttgttttgatttgcgGCCATTCGCATTTGAGTTGGTTGCCGCAAAAATGTTTGaggcaaattttaatgagatGTACACAAATCAAGTTATTAAACTGCAATGCAGTGAGCAGGCCTAGAGCCACATTGAttaatggccaaaaaagggACGGAAAATAATCTCCATCATTAGTTCTCATTTCATTTATCAAAGTAGCTTTTTTTTGATTGCTTCTTCGTTGTAAGACGGACGGAAATGTTGTTGCAATTAGTTTATGTTGCCCTGTGCAACCTCGGAAAGTTATCCACGAAATGTTTCAGTGTCAGTGGCTAAAAGTCGTTACCACCGAACACCCGCACACCACCTTCAAACAGAATTTGGCACGAgaaaatttcacttttattgTGGAAAGCCAAGCaaaacaaccaaccaaccaaccgagCGAGCGACAACAGACCGTTCACATCTAACcccatatatagtatataatatatctaTACTATATATGTGTGCAGATTGGATAGGTAGCCAGCCCTTTTGGATGGCGGAGGACGAGCCGAAGGAGTAGGTTTTTGGGTATCCACATTTATAAAACTGCAACAGCTGCAGTTATTTTTGCagcttgttttgtttgtctCTCAATGATGCCACTGcgatttttcttttgtgttcGCTGGGACCCTTTTATTTCATACACCCCGTTTCCCGCCTTTAACATATTTGTTTGCATCTATGCAACCTGCATGTGTAAAAAACACACTTgcaaaattaagaaaattaaaaaatatgggTGAAATGAATTTTCATTCGATTCAATAGCTTCAAGAAGCTGATTTTggataaatcaaatttttaaatttgcctCTTTACAATTAGGATTTACTTATTGAACTAGCTTAATATTTGTCTTTACCTCTCTTAAACTAATATTTGTACTTTTGGTAAACCACACCAAACAAACGGCTTGGCCTATTTGCTTATCTTATTCCCAGTGACTTGCCCAACTTTTCGGTTTTCTGGCCAGAACACCTACAGGTAAATAGGATGCATTTAAAGGAGGCGAAGGGCAGCAGCTGTTATAGTTTCCTCTGTATTTTCCTACCTGCTCTTGGCCTTTGCCTTGTTGTGGCCTTTTTTTGAACCGAAATACTTCAACAAAATGCTGCCGCCAGAGGCGAgcaagaaaactaaaataaagaaaacgaATTCCTTAACATTTTATGCGTTGTTGCGTCATCGCACACGGAACCAGAGTggtatatatctatatacataATCCCAAACACAACTTATACATAAGCGAGTATCTAGatacaataaaacaaaagtctCATTCTGTCTGTGAGTCGGGTTTGATATTTAGTCATCTGCCGGTCTCGCACATAGAACTCGTTTTTAGATTTAGCTTTATTTCAACGCTTTCAACGCATACCAAGAACATACTTTACATTTCATGTGAGAATTTCCTTCGATTCCACATTTGCTAACCTGTCAGCGCTTCTAAATgcgttaattaaattttagttttatcgCAGTCAGTTTCTATCAGAAGTAATATACATCTATGTATCTTATCGTGGCATTGTGGGTGTGCGGCCAGcaatcagaaaataaaatatatacatatatgtttgcAAGTTTATTCAGACATATTATTATTCAGTCAAATAAATCTGAGTATATCGAGTATATGTTTGCAGATAATCCTAGCTAGCTGGTTGACTTCTCATGCGTGAATGTTTTTGTTGCCGATTTTTCGCACTGTTTCGATGGCCGTGAGAAACCAACTGAGTCTGGGTTCAGAATTTTCATTGAGTTTTCTTCTCAATTATGGTTCCCAACAATTTGTTGTCTTGGCTTTCGATCTTGAATTCCCCTTTACAAAGTGTGCAATGATGCGCGTGGATGGTTGTGGACATGCTTCACTGCCAGCCgggaatttatttataaagaatatatttcTCCTTCTAAGGCATTTTGTTTAGAGTGtaagcaaataatttaaatagtttaagAAAATTGATTGGATGCATTGATAGCACCAAACAAAAAGTTCTTACTCTCATTAAAAGGAGattttaaactaaataaagTTTTGCCTGTAAAGCACATATctcatttaatattatttttaggATAGCTTCATTCAATCCTTGACCTTaagtaaaacattttaatcGAGTTGTTAGATAACTTTGTACGTCATTTGACAAGCCCCACCGTCATTTGAATAAAATGCGCCCCGTTTCAGGGCCAAAACCTGTTGACTCAACTATGTCCTATCCCTCGGGTCGAGTTGAGTCAACTATTTGGAAGCATGTTAATGTCAGGTCGTAATCCGAAGGACCGCCCGTCAGGACGACACTCATTTGACAGCCTAGCCCGCACTCCCGTTTCCAATTTGCGAAAGAAATGTGTCTGGAAAAAACTGTTGCGTGTCTTCTCTGAGGGATTGGGCAATGGAGCGAAGGTCGGAGCAACTATTTCGTTGATATATGATGATGAATGAAAAGAGCATGGCATTTAGCACTGAGAATCCTcctgtttatattttaagcaGGGGTCAAATGGCAACGAAATTAGTGAGCGAAAGGCAAAAGTGACTGTCATAAAACGaccaaaaaatacttttatgGCGGaccaaatgaaatggaaagtgTGGTATGGAGGATGTCCAGTCCATTACCATTTCGCCACATTTGTTACTATTAATGTCGCGTTAGCGGAACGCGACAATTTTCTGGGCGGAGCAATTGCACACATGTACATGTACGTGCTCAGCGGGCTTTGGCCTTTCaaatagattaaaaaaaaggggcaaaggtataaaaaaaaaataaaagtgaatcATAAAAAACGGGaagcgaaactagctgctcCTGCCTGCTCCTTTGCCCGAATGCATCAGccaaattgtttgttaatGGACAACAAGGCAGGAGCTATGCCAGTTTGCTTCTTGCCCTTGCTTTAGACACACGGCACACATGGCGGATGTGTAATATGCTCTGACAGGTCAAACAGAGAGATGTGCTCGCTGCACATTTTATGATATTTGCACACTATGGAGAATCCACAGGCCGCATCATCCACATGCCCCTGCCACTTTGTCGCCGATGCTCTTGTGCACAGCTGGTGCAGTTTACCGTGGTCCAAAGTCGCAAAATGTTTGGATTCTAGTAGCACTTTCACTGATTAGCCCAAATATTAACTGCTcaatttaatcaaataatcagCTGGTTAACTTGTTAAACTGAAAGACTCGTATTCATTTAGTAATAATTTGAGTGAAAAACTAAATTCAATTCATTCAAACAATCTTCCTAGCTGTGCTAATAAAGacatttcttttaaaaatagaaatagatGCGActgtttaaaaattaaatgcaattgtaTTTATAGACATCCCCAGAGTTTTATCCACGGTGGAAGCGGCAGAGGGGGCTCGCTCGCCAAGATAAATGTAGGCCAAGACCAGAGACGAATATGCATTTTGGTTAGACCGCCCCCATGTCTCCtactgctcctcctgctcctccctGGCCAGCTGCTGTCACTTTGAGTGAAACGAAGGCGTTGGCCACAGCTTGTCGGCCCATTAGCTCACTCTTTCTGCCCAGCGCCGTACACAAAAACAAgttaaatgtgtgtgtgcgcttgtGGGGTTGCAACCactttgaaattaatttcccttGTGAAATTTACGTACACGTAATTGTAGGAGCTGCCCCAAACCCTTAACCGTTGCATAAAAGAGCAAGGAAAGTGCTGCAAGTGACCCAAATCTTCTCCAGATGCAATGACATGGCTGCCGATGCATGTTATTGTTTACGATCCCATTCGGATTTATCGCACATTAACCATAAATTGTGTGATTCAATTAACCCTTGTTGATTAATGCGGGCTGAAATGATACTTGAATGATAAATAATTTGGTGTGTGGCTTGTAATGAAATGTATATTGTGACCTTTTTAAATGCCGACTGCTGTTGGTCAAATAAAATCGTGATAAATTTCAGAgcattcctttttatttttgaatcaTTTGAATGTGACTTTACCAAATAACCGAGTTCTTACATTCATTATGTAATCAAAACCACATTACCCTACGATTTTTCGCTTTAGAAGAAACTTAACAACTAAA
The sequence above is a segment of the Drosophila melanogaster chromosome 2L genome. Coding sequences within it:
- the Rbsn-5 gene encoding Rabenosyn-5; protein product: MSGNPFDSDEDQSSASGEILEGFLCPICRADLKSIDVLTDHFARQHAEEEDALKSFKDIFTKAKKKILNPFEDEKGASVSSPAGSSSSAAGKNPNGNGDRNGPSNARSRLNVFNYMARQQPGAECSHFEYFQSIRNPRLERYASETNKLIIRLHRLLKDLPADSVQRRQHEQQTVAWLDGSSVKLCPSCAKSFHIARRQHHCRLCGGIMCNDCSKFLPLEDAMQLASLSTTRSEPLQQLHQHENAIRLCEHCLWLLDTRKDMHESRTCRPLLVQVYEQIRQLQKEVTPDLDMYLKIINSLNEGDTIFTLADAGALRGKIGQVAEAMDMRSKRILAIFCEPGSREEALKKAIRLGCIQAIKERMLSLPPLPEESHIRQMQERRRMETEQRILTEQRMAMEAYERNNMAANQSNVGVPGPESGSFAQGSDLQSLNNWSAPQAASKSSLDDPLIEQINIIKGYIKQARQDMNFEVVETLELNLRELQREVYERQRQSQGSTAASPTEA
- the Acbp1 gene encoding Acyl-CoA binding protein 1, isoform B, whose product is MSELQEFNQAAEDVKNLNTTPGDNDLLELYSLYKQATVGDCNTDKPGFLDFKGKAKWEAWNNRKGMSNTDAQAAYITKVKALIAAVGLKS